GCCGATCACCTGCACCGGCTGCCAGGAGACGCTGGCGGGCTGACCGCTAATCCGCCAGACGCCGCTGCCTTTGCCCGCATCGTACAGTGCGGCGACCGGCACCTGCATCAGCGTCGACGCGGCTGCATCACCGATCGCCAGCGTCACGGTAGCGCCCAGCGGCGCGTTGGCCAGCGCGCCGGTCAGCACATAACGAGCTTCATAGGTGCGGGTCAGCGGATCGGCCGCATCGGAAAGTAGCCGCAGCGTAGCCGGTTCGGCATCCTGACTGGCGCCGTATAAGGTTGCCCGCGCGGTGCTGCCTACGGTGGGACGCAACGTTTCCGGCAGCTGCACCCGCGCTTCGCGTTGCCCGGCGTGCGCCAGTCGCACCACCGGCTGTCCGGCGCTGACCACCTGCCCCGGCTCCGCCAGCGTTTCAACCACCACGCCATCGGCATCGGCCAGTAACACGGCGTAGCCGGTGGCATTCCGCGCCACATCGGCCTGCGCCTGTGCGGCGCTGAGCTCCGCTTTAGCGGTATCAGCCGCAACCTTAATGCGATCGTAATCGGAGGCAGAGACCGCACCGGCGCTAACCAGCCCGCGATAGCGCGCGGCATCGTCGGCGGTTTGTCGTGCACGCGCGCCGGCGGCGGCGACCGCCTGCTGCTGAGACTGCGCCTGCAGGCGCAGGTCAATCGGATCCAGACGCAGCAGCGGCTGACCGCGCCGCACGCGCTGGCCGGTTTCCACCAGCCGTGCAAGGATTTTGCCGGAGACGCGAAAGCCGAGGTCGCTTTGCGTACGGGCCACCACCACGCCGCTAAATGCCCGTGCGTTGTGCTGCGCAGGCGTCACGGCGGCGACCCGCACCAGCGGAGGCTGGGTACGCGGATCGGTGGCGTCGGGATTGTCGCCGCAGGCCGTCAGGGCAAGCGGTAACAGTAAAACGGCGATGGAGGCAGCATTAAGCCGGAGCATGGGTTTCCTTACTGAAGTATCAGGACAGAAACCGCATTCTCCGACTAGTGACCAAAAATGTCAATCGTCACAAATTAAGGGGCCAGACTGCGCAGGATCAGCGAAGAGAGGTGCTGAGCCGCCTCAGCGGCGGTATCCAGATTGTACTGCAGCTGAACGGGGCTGATATAAGGGCGCAGCACCAGAAAAATGGCATGTGACGCCTCATCCAGCGGCGTTTTGCGCTCAAACTCCCCTGACTGACGACCCGCCAGCAAAATCTCCTGCACCAGCTGCAGTAGCTGCGCCTCATGCGCCACGGCAGAAGGCCACTTATCGCGGGACGAGACGGTCGCAATGTCATACAGCTTACGATCGTGGAAAAAGAGATCGCTGCCCGCCTCCACCAACGCCTTGAAAAATCGGCGTAATTTTTCCGATGCCGTGGGCGCGTCGGCAATCGCCGACAGCACGATATCCCGCAGCATCGCCAGGCGATTACTGCAAATCACCTCGCCAATCGCCTGTTTGGAATCAAAAAATTTATAGATATAGGCTTTGGAAAAGCCGATGGCTTTGGCCAAATCAGATACGGTGGTTTTTTCATAACCAAAGTGGCTGAAATACTCGGTGGCCGCGGCCACTACCTGTTCGCGAACGCTGTGATCCAGAGGGCCACGCGTGTGGGAGTTCTTCATAAGTGTCGTCATTTCTCCAGCTTAGCCCGCACCGGCCTGATTGACAATGAGTGACCAAAGTATAATATGGTCACAAATTCAGTTGTTCAAGGAATGCTCATGTTTGTTCTGCGTGCTCTTTCTCTGCTGGTCAGCGGCAGCCTGTTGGCAGGCTGCGCGGTGGGACCCGATTATCATCGTCCCGATCTCGCGCTGTCCGATCGCTATCAGACCTCATCCGCTGTTTCGCAGAGTGGCACCGGTCAGCCCGCCAGTTTTAGCCTCTGGTGGCAAGCGTTCCATGATCCCCTGTTAAGCCACCTGGTTTCAAGCGCACTGGCGCAGAATCTTGATATCGCCCAGGCGGCAGCCCGTCTCAGCCAGGCGCGTGCGGGCGTTGGCGCGGCCACGGCGGCGCTGCTGCCCTCTGCCACGGTCAGCGCGGAGGGCGCGCGCGCCAGACAGTCGCTGGAAACCCCGATCGGTCAGCTGCTTAACGCCACCCCGGACGACTCGCGTTATGGCAGCGCCTGGCAAACCGATCTCAACGCCAGCTGGGAGCTGGATCTGTTTGGCGGCCTGCGCCGGGGCAGAGAAGCGGCGCTGGCAGAGTATCAGGCCGCACAGGCGGCGGTGGTGGCGACCCGGTTGGCAGTTGCCGCGCAAACGGCAGACAGCTATATCACGCTGCGCGGTTTACAGGCACGGCTGGAGATCGCCAGACAACAGGTGGCGGCACAGCGTGAGCTGACCGAAAAAGTCAGGCTGCTTACCGCGCAGGGGCTGATGGAAACTCGTCAGCTGCAACAGAGCGAAGGCGCGCTGGCACAGGTTGAAGCCCGTATTCCTGCCCTGCAACAGGCCATTGATGCCGCGATGAATGCGCTGGACGTGATGCTGGCCACGCCGCCGGGCACCCATCGCACGCTGCTGGCCAAACCTGCTGCCATACCATCGGTGCCGCAAATGACCGCCACCGGCACGCCTGCCGACCTGCTGAGACGCCGACCCGATCTGATCGTGGCCGAGCGCCGTCTCGCGGCGACTAACGCGCGCATCGGCCAGGCGATTGGCGAATACTACCCCACCTTTTCGCTGAGTGCGTTGCTCGGCAGCGCCACGGCAATCTCCGAGGGCCATCTCTTTTCCGGTGCTGCCAGCCAGGCGTCCGGCGTCATCGGCTTACGCTGGCGGCTGTTTGATTTCGGCCGCATCAACGCGCAGATCGCGCAGGCAAAAGGCGAGCAGGCTGAAGCGCTGGCGGCGTATCGACAGGCCGCATTACGGGCCACGGCGGACGTGGAAAATGCGCTCTCCGCGTTGACCAATAATGAAAAACAAACCGCCACGTTGATCGCCGGGGAAACTGCGCTGAGCAGCGCACGCAATGCAACCTTTAGCGCCTGGCAACAGGGTGCTGCCAGCCTGATTGACGTGCTGTATGACGACCAAAATCTGCTGCAGGCGGCCGATGCCCGAGCCCAGGCACAAACGGCCACGGCGCGTGCGGCGGTGGCGACCTTCAACGCGCTGGGTGGTGGCTGGCAGCCCGAAAAGCGGGATGTCGCACCGGCTGGCATCGATACGCGGGCAGCGCCGTAACCGGCCAACGCGCCTGACAGTTTCGGTTTAAATCAGCCCTGCGGCAGAGAAAGGCCAGAGAGCCGTGGCCGCCATGCGTGGCGTTAAATCCTGCTGCTGTTCCCTGCCGCGCCGGCGTTTTTATTCCGGCGTCCCGCTTTACTGACGCGTAAAGCCCTGTGCTACCATGCCGCTTTGCTTCTTATTTTGCTGAGCATGATGTGGACAGTTCAAAACGTAAAAATGACCCGGAAGGGCTAAAAAAGCGCATTATCGCCGCCGCGCTGGCTAATTTTGCCGAATTTGGCATGCAGGGCGCACGCATGGAAGAGATCGCTGAAAAAGCGCAGACCACTAAGCGCATGGTGGTGTATCACTTCGCCAGTAAAGAGCAGCTCTATGTTGTGGTGCTCGAGCAGGTTTATCAGGCGATGCGCGAGCATGAAAGCGGACTGGATCTCGCCAGCCTGCCGCCGCGCGAGGCGATGATTCGGCTGGTGGAAGCGAGCTTTGATTATCACACTCAGCATCCCGATTTTATGCGGCTGGTCTGCACCGAAAACCTTCTGCGTGGCCGCTATATCTCCCGTTCCGCGCGCATCAAGGCGCTGAACAAAAGCGCGCTGGATGTGCTGGAGGCGGTATTGCAGCGTGGCCAGCGCGACGCGGTTTTCCTCCCGTCCATCGATACGGTGGATGTACACCGGCTGATCAGCAGCATTTGCGTGCATCATGTTGCAAATCGTTACACCTTCAACACTCTCTTCACCCCCAACGACAGCGAGGCGGAAAGCATTCGCCGCAACCGTCAGTTAGCCGTTGATGCCACACTGGGCTACATCTGCCCGCGTTAGTCGGGTAGCATTAACGTAGCGGCGGGTTCCTGGTCTACGCTTACTTCACCATTGCGTAAAGAGACGCAATTCACCGAGCTGACAAAAGGAACGCCGTCTTGAACGAAGAGACACTCTATCCGCTGCGTAATACGCATGCCACCGAACAGGATCCGCAATTGTGGAACTGGGCGCATAACGCCACCCTCGGCAATCGCCAGCAGCTGCGTCGTCCGCAAAACGAAGCGGAATTGCAGCAGCTGGTCGCGTCTCATCACGGCAAAATCCGCGTTATTGGCAGCCGCATGGCACCAGGCCGCATGCTGGATATCGCCGCCAGTGGCGATCTGCTGCTCGACCTCAGCGCGTTGAGTGGGCTGATTGCCAGCACCGATGACACCGTGACTTTTGCCGGTGCCACGTTGCTGAGCGACGTCTATGACTGCCTGACGCAGATGGACCGCATGCTTGCCTCGTCGCCGGGCGTAATTTCCGTGCAAACGCTGGCGGGTGCCATGGCCACCGGTACCCACGGTCAGGGATTACAACAAAGCTCGCTGGCCGACGAGGCGATCATGATTCGCCTGCTGATGGCCGACGGCACGCTGCGTGAGTTTACGCCGCAGGACAGTGAATTTGGCGCGGTGCAGGTGTCGATGGGCGCGCTCGGCATCGTTACCGCCGTGACGCTGCGCACCCGGCCAGCGCACATCTATACCTGCTTCAAAACCGCCCTTAGCGCCGATACGCTGGAGCAGGATCTGCCGCAGTGGAACCGCGATTTTGCCCTCAGCAAAGCCTGGTGGTTTGTTGATGACAACCAGATGCACGTCTGGAATGCGCGCGAGGCGACGGCGGAAGAGACCCAGGCGTATCAGCAGAACAACCGTGAAGTCGTTAAGCAGAATGAAGGCG
The sequence above is drawn from the Duffyella gerundensis genome and encodes:
- a CDS encoding efflux RND transporter periplasmic adaptor subunit, whose product is MLRLNAASIAVLLLPLALTACGDNPDATDPRTQPPLVRVAAVTPAQHNARAFSGVVVARTQSDLGFRVSGKILARLVETGQRVRRGQPLLRLDPIDLRLQAQSQQQAVAAAGARARQTADDAARYRGLVSAGAVSASDYDRIKVAADTAKAELSAAQAQADVARNATGYAVLLADADGVVVETLAEPGQVVSAGQPVVRLAHAGQREARVQLPETLRPTVGSTARATLYGASQDAEPATLRLLSDAADPLTRTYEARYVLTGALANAPLGATVTLAIGDAAASTLMQVPVAALYDAGKGSGVWRISGQPASVSWQPVQVIGISDEAASVTGNLRPNEQVVALGAHLLHEGEAVRLPDTHHAAPAGSQP
- a CDS encoding TetR/AcrR family transcriptional regulator, yielding MKNSHTRGPLDHSVREQVVAAATEYFSHFGYEKTTVSDLAKAIGFSKAYIYKFFDSKQAIGEVICSNRLAMLRDIVLSAIADAPTASEKLRRFFKALVEAGSDLFFHDRKLYDIATVSSRDKWPSAVAHEAQLLQLVQEILLAGRQSGEFERKTPLDEASHAIFLVLRPYISPVQLQYNLDTAAEAAQHLSSLILRSLAP
- a CDS encoding efflux transporter outer membrane subunit; protein product: MFVLRALSLLVSGSLLAGCAVGPDYHRPDLALSDRYQTSSAVSQSGTGQPASFSLWWQAFHDPLLSHLVSSALAQNLDIAQAAARLSQARAGVGAATAALLPSATVSAEGARARQSLETPIGQLLNATPDDSRYGSAWQTDLNASWELDLFGGLRRGREAALAEYQAAQAAVVATRLAVAAQTADSYITLRGLQARLEIARQQVAAQRELTEKVRLLTAQGLMETRQLQQSEGALAQVEARIPALQQAIDAAMNALDVMLATPPGTHRTLLAKPAAIPSVPQMTATGTPADLLRRRPDLIVAERRLAATNARIGQAIGEYYPTFSLSALLGSATAISEGHLFSGAASQASGVIGLRWRLFDFGRINAQIAQAKGEQAEALAAYRQAALRATADVENALSALTNNEKQTATLIAGETALSSARNATFSAWQQGAASLIDVLYDDQNLLQAADARAQAQTATARAAVATFNALGGGWQPEKRDVAPAGIDTRAAP
- a CDS encoding TetR family transcriptional regulator; this encodes MDSSKRKNDPEGLKKRIIAAALANFAEFGMQGARMEEIAEKAQTTKRMVVYHFASKEQLYVVVLEQVYQAMREHESGLDLASLPPREAMIRLVEASFDYHTQHPDFMRLVCTENLLRGRYISRSARIKALNKSALDVLEAVLQRGQRDAVFLPSIDTVDVHRLISSICVHHVANRYTFNTLFTPNDSEAESIRRNRQLAVDATLGYICPR
- a CDS encoding D-arabinono-1,4-lactone oxidase, which codes for MNEETLYPLRNTHATEQDPQLWNWAHNATLGNRQQLRRPQNEAELQQLVASHHGKIRVIGSRMAPGRMLDIAASGDLLLDLSALSGLIASTDDTVTFAGATLLSDVYDCLTQMDRMLASSPGVISVQTLAGAMATGTHGQGLQQSSLADEAIMIRLLMADGTLREFTPQDSEFGAVQVSMGALGIVTAVTLRTRPAHIYTCFKTALSADTLEQDLPQWNRDFALSKAWWFVDDNQMHVWNAREATAEETQAYQQNNREVVKQNEGEGNSQLNQTIDQTLEHMHRDTQIRGEGGKQFRTVTRFRDFSDVTGDIYQLFCRGIAVPQINVEIGVPLAKTPQIISKIKRWYAENQPHMHYPIIIRCTGASSGWLNPSAQQETCYFGFVVYYADDGTLSEAGLHFLTEVEKLLAAEGGRPHWGKYYNQSLYNWGAIYPQWDAFRALRSQFDPQQKFSNDYLAKLFD